One window of Candidatus Nitrospira kreftii genomic DNA carries:
- a CDS encoding Acyl-protein synthetase — protein MSFNLPIKDMSLHEKLAAMESLWEDIARTPEAIESPAWHKDILDERRQRLTQEQSEFVDWETAKADIRNKVS, from the coding sequence ATGTCCTTCAACCTCCCTATCAAAGACATGAGCCTCCACGAGAAACTTGCTGCGATGGAATCATTGTGGGAAGACATTGCCCGTACTCCGGAAGCGATTGAGTCACCCGCCTGGCACAAAGACATCCTTGATGAGCGACGCCAACGACTTACCCAGGAACAATCTGAGTTCGTCGATTGGGAGACCGCCAAAGCGGACATCCGAAACAAGGTCTCGTGA